The following are from one region of the Alicyclobacillus fastidiosus genome:
- a CDS encoding helix-turn-helix transcriptional regulator, whose product MDLGQKLRFLREQKGWTLAEASEQTGISISHLSAIEKGTRPNPSFFLVAKLAEAYGVPLTYFLESYDEQSPASPSVASETPTAYQEIARRLAEEHALDDPSKLLELLAQYLRDRSAKYNHD is encoded by the coding sequence TTGGATTTGGGACAGAAACTGAGATTTTTACGCGAACAAAAGGGATGGACGCTTGCTGAAGCCTCCGAACAGACCGGTATCTCGATAAGCCACCTCAGTGCCATTGAGAAAGGCACTCGTCCGAACCCTTCGTTTTTTCTCGTGGCGAAGCTGGCAGAAGCGTACGGTGTCCCACTGACGTATTTCCTCGAGTCGTATGACGAGCAATCCCCGGCCTCGCCGAGTGTCGCTTCCGAGACGCCGACCGCCTACCAGGAAATTGCTCGGCGACTCGCAGAGGAACACGCTTTGGACGACCCGTCCAAGCTCCTCGAACTGTTGGCGCAGTACCTGCGCGACCGCTCGGCGAAGTACAACCACGACTAG
- a CDS encoding GNAT family protein: MSDDLHKAQLRFQLANTTEFTSLYQTARHDEGWPATLGNLPLCRRFVADWSARNALCAGRLELIQVAQGGSAIGFTTVATVDATFAPNGVQAVEAGTYLVPASRGRGYNAEVKGHQRRLAKEVYGAKCLVFVVEEHNVAAHKAMDNLPWPTTQVTMSMTRDSWYRFLRRRVWEEQRTSVLYVQEL, translated from the coding sequence ATGAGTGACGACTTGCACAAAGCTCAACTGCGATTTCAACTCGCAAACACAACTGAATTCACTTCCCTGTACCAAACCGCTCGCCACGACGAGGGATGGCCAGCGACCCTCGGCAACCTCCCTCTCTGCCGTCGCTTTGTCGCCGATTGGTCGGCGCGAAATGCGCTTTGCGCGGGTCGGTTGGAGCTCATTCAGGTGGCACAAGGTGGCAGCGCCATTGGTTTCACGACCGTTGCCACCGTCGATGCGACGTTTGCGCCAAACGGGGTCCAAGCGGTTGAGGCAGGCACCTACCTTGTGCCTGCAAGTCGCGGTCGAGGTTACAACGCGGAGGTAAAGGGCCATCAACGCCGCCTGGCGAAGGAAGTCTATGGCGCCAAATGTCTCGTCTTCGTGGTGGAAGAACACAATGTCGCAGCACATAAGGCGATGGACAACCTTCCCTGGCCCACGACACAAGTGACGATGTCGATGACGAGGGACTCCTGGTACAGGTTCTTGCGGCGGAGAGTGTGGGAAGAACAGCGTACAAGCGTGTTGTATGTGCAAGAATTATGA
- a CDS encoding helix-turn-helix transcriptional regulator produces MVRLGELARRLKYYRKMRNLSVRQLAHRARVSVSYVYAIESGARGSNAAKLGQIAEALGVRLSDLWGDTEHHE; encoded by the coding sequence GTGGTTCGCTTGGGAGAACTAGCTAGGCGGTTAAAATACTATCGAAAAATGCGCAATTTGTCAGTGCGCCAATTGGCTCACCGCGCCAGGGTGAGTGTCAGTTACGTCTACGCCATTGAGTCGGGCGCGCGGGGGAGCAACGCAGCGAAACTAGGGCAGATCGCAGAAGCGTTGGGTGTGCGGTTAAGCGATTTGTGGGGAGACACGGAGCATCATGAGTGA
- a CDS encoding helix-turn-helix transcriptional regulator, with product MSEPWNDLRSSREALGWTQRDVARDIVSQSHYSLIEQGVLVPSDRVARHLAARLRLQVDRWGEEWVPYRRAFHARQRCWRSFARDGFVSSEQLRALSHPSLHVDFECYAQYLDASTACPEVAYRRLADARRQLCSSRATHVPQRMRQWGDIRLRIVLAMVESQLQKRLHRYQAATAWALCANRMMCEVPAFWH from the coding sequence ATGAGTGAACCCTGGAACGACTTGCGCTCGTCTCGTGAGGCGCTGGGGTGGACGCAGAGGGACGTCGCTCGAGACATTGTCTCGCAGTCCCACTATTCCCTGATCGAACAGGGCGTGCTCGTGCCCAGCGACCGAGTGGCACGACACTTGGCGGCGCGCCTGCGCCTTCAGGTCGACAGGTGGGGGGAAGAATGGGTGCCCTATCGGCGTGCGTTTCACGCCCGGCAGCGATGTTGGAGGTCGTTTGCCAGGGATGGTTTCGTCTCGTCAGAGCAGCTGCGCGCGCTCAGCCACCCCTCACTCCACGTCGACTTCGAATGCTATGCACAGTACCTCGACGCGTCGACAGCGTGTCCGGAGGTTGCCTATCGACGCCTGGCAGACGCGCGTCGGCAACTGTGCAGCAGTCGCGCGACGCACGTACCACAGCGCATGCGGCAATGGGGGGACATCCGTTTGCGAATTGTGCTTGCCATGGTCGAATCACAGTTACAGAAGCGGCTGCACAGATACCAGGCGGCGACTGCTTGGGCGCTTTGTGCGAATCGAATGATGTGCGAAGTGCCCGCATTCTGGCATTGA
- a CDS encoding YerC/YecD family TrpR-related protein, translated as MTLDKLRSKDIERLFQAILALHSEDECFKFFDDICTIGEIQSLAQRLEVARMLREGATYHAIEAKTGASTATISRVKRCLHYGSDGYRLILDRLDGPVDGPPDEG; from the coding sequence GTGACGCTCGACAAATTGCGGTCGAAGGACATTGAGCGCTTATTTCAGGCCATTCTGGCGCTCCATTCGGAAGACGAGTGCTTCAAGTTTTTTGACGACATTTGCACCATTGGTGAAATTCAATCCCTCGCTCAGCGCCTCGAAGTCGCGCGCATGCTGCGGGAGGGTGCGACCTATCACGCCATCGAAGCGAAAACCGGTGCGAGTACGGCCACTATCAGCCGCGTAAAACGCTGTCTGCACTACGGGTCGGATGGCTACCGTTTGATCTTGGATCGGCTGGATGGACCGGTTGATGGGCCGCCTGATGAAGGGTGA